A window from Cryobacterium sp. SO1 encodes these proteins:
- a CDS encoding flagellar basal body protein, which produces MIESVTTAALSSALDGLALRQRTIANNIANVNTPGYTAQRVSFEDALARSVQAGDGHIAASMARSLEPTRLDGNNVNLDTETVANIDTVLRYQFASQAVAGADSSMRAALRTS; this is translated from the coding sequence GTGATCGAATCCGTGACCACCGCGGCGCTGTCCAGCGCCCTGGATGGCCTGGCCCTGCGCCAGCGCACCATCGCCAACAACATCGCGAACGTGAACACCCCCGGCTACACGGCCCAGCGGGTGTCTTTCGAGGATGCCCTGGCGAGGTCGGTGCAGGCCGGCGACGGCCACATAGCGGCCAGCATGGCCCGGTCGCTTGAACCGACCCGGCTCGACGGCAACAACGTGAACCTCGACACCGAAACCGTCGCCAACATCGACACCGTGCTGCGCTACCAGTTCGCGTCGCAGGCCGTCGCCGGCGCCGACTCCAGCATGCGCGCCGCCCTGAGGACCAGCTGA